Proteins encoded within one genomic window of Pieris brassicae chromosome 12, ilPieBrab1.1, whole genome shotgun sequence:
- the LOC123717373 gene encoding malate dehydrogenase, cytoplasmic isoform X1 codes for MAEPIKVVVTGAAGQIAYSLLYQIASGAVFGPEQPVFLHLLDIGPMMGVLEGVVMELADCALPLLAGVLPTANPEEAFKDVAAAFLVGAMPRKEGMERKDLLSANVRIFKEQGQALDKVARKDVKILVVGNPANTNALICSKYAPSIPKENFTAMTRLDQNRAQAQLAAKLGVRVQDVKNVIIWGNHSSTQFPDASNAVVTVNGAQKPVPAALNDDEFLKSTFVTTVQKRGAAVIAARKMSSALSAAKAASDHMRDWFLGTGDRWVSMGVVSDGSYGTPRDVVFSFPVTVSNGKWKIVEGLTISDFARKMIDATGKELDEEKNDALEVCK; via the exons ATG GCGGAACCAATTAAAGTGGTAGTGACTGGTGCTGCTGGGCAGATTGCATACTCTCTTCTCTACCAAATTGCTTCTGGTGCAGTTTTTGGCCCAGAACAACCAGTTTTTCTTCATCTCCTGGATATTGGTCCGATGATGGGAGTTCTTGAGGGTGTTGTCATGGAGTTAGCTGACTGTGCTTTGCCCTTACTTGCTGGAGTACTCCCTACTGCCAATCCTGAAGAAGCATTTAAGGATGTAGCTGCAGCATTTTTAGTAGGTGCTATGCCCAGAAAAGAAGGCATGGAACGTAAAGATCTCTTATCGGCCAATGTTCgcatttttaaagaacaagGGCAGGCCTTAGACAAGGTGGCACGTAAGGATGTTAAAATACTTGTTGTTGGAAATCCAGCCAACACTAATGCTTTGATTTGTTCTAAATATGCCCCATCAATACCTAAAGAAAATTTCACTGCCATGACGCGTCTTGACCAGAACCGTGCCCAGGCCCAATTGGCAGCGAAATTGGGGGTGAGAGTCCAGGATGTTAAGAATGTCATCATTTGGGGTAACCACTCCTCCACACAGTTCCCAGATGCATCAAATGCTGTTGTCACAGTCAATGGTGCTCAAAAGCCAGTTCCAGCTGCACTTAACGATGATGAATTCTTGAAGTCCACCTTTGTCACAACAGTACAGAAGAGAGGTGCAGCTGTTATTGCAGCTAGAAAAATGTCCTCTGCTCTGTCAGCTGCTAAAGCAGCATCAGACCACATGAGAGATTGGTTCTTAGGCACTGGTGATCGTTGGGTCAGTATGGGAGTTGTGTCTGATGGATCGTATGGTACACCACGGGATGTAGTGTTCTCATTCCCTGTTACAGTCAGTAATGGCAAGTGGAAGATTGTTGAAGGTCTGACCATTTCTGATTTTGCTCGCAAAATGATTGATGCAACAGGTAAGGAGTTGGACGAAGAAAAGAATGATGCTTTGGAAGTTTGCAAGTAA
- the LOC123717373 gene encoding malate dehydrogenase, cytoplasmic isoform X2 produces the protein MLASCCCSQKLSTKQQIIVVAKENKTKMAEPIKVVVTGAAGQIAYSLLYQIASGAVFGPEQPVFLHLLDIGPMMGVLEGVVMELADCALPLLAGVLPTANPEEAFKDVAAAFLVGAMPRKEGMERKDLLSANVRIFKEQGQALDKVARKDVKILVVGNPANTNALICSKYAPSIPKENFTAMTRLDQNRAQAQLAAKLGVRVQDVKNVIIWGNHSSTQFPDASNAVVTVNGAQKPVPAALNDDEFLKSTFVTTVQKRGAAVIAARKMSSALSAAKAASDHMRDWFLGTGDRWVSMGVVSDGSYGTPRDVVFSFPVTVSNGKWKIVEGLTISDFARKMIDATGKELDEEKNDALEVCK, from the exons ATGTTAGCTTCTTGTTGCTGTTCACAAAAACTTAGTACTaaacaacaaattattgtagtaGCAAAGGAAAACAAAACCAAAATG GCGGAACCAATTAAAGTGGTAGTGACTGGTGCTGCTGGGCAGATTGCATACTCTCTTCTCTACCAAATTGCTTCTGGTGCAGTTTTTGGCCCAGAACAACCAGTTTTTCTTCATCTCCTGGATATTGGTCCGATGATGGGAGTTCTTGAGGGTGTTGTCATGGAGTTAGCTGACTGTGCTTTGCCCTTACTTGCTGGAGTACTCCCTACTGCCAATCCTGAAGAAGCATTTAAGGATGTAGCTGCAGCATTTTTAGTAGGTGCTATGCCCAGAAAAGAAGGCATGGAACGTAAAGATCTCTTATCGGCCAATGTTCgcatttttaaagaacaagGGCAGGCCTTAGACAAGGTGGCACGTAAGGATGTTAAAATACTTGTTGTTGGAAATCCAGCCAACACTAATGCTTTGATTTGTTCTAAATATGCCCCATCAATACCTAAAGAAAATTTCACTGCCATGACGCGTCTTGACCAGAACCGTGCCCAGGCCCAATTGGCAGCGAAATTGGGGGTGAGAGTCCAGGATGTTAAGAATGTCATCATTTGGGGTAACCACTCCTCCACACAGTTCCCAGATGCATCAAATGCTGTTGTCACAGTCAATGGTGCTCAAAAGCCAGTTCCAGCTGCACTTAACGATGATGAATTCTTGAAGTCCACCTTTGTCACAACAGTACAGAAGAGAGGTGCAGCTGTTATTGCAGCTAGAAAAATGTCCTCTGCTCTGTCAGCTGCTAAAGCAGCATCAGACCACATGAGAGATTGGTTCTTAGGCACTGGTGATCGTTGGGTCAGTATGGGAGTTGTGTCTGATGGATCGTATGGTACACCACGGGATGTAGTGTTCTCATTCCCTGTTACAGTCAGTAATGGCAAGTGGAAGATTGTTGAAGGTCTGACCATTTCTGATTTTGCTCGCAAAATGATTGATGCAACAGGTAAGGAGTTGGACGAAGAAAAGAATGATGCTTTGGAAGTTTGCAAGTAA